Part of the Salinigranum rubrum genome is shown below.
GCGTCGAATGAGCCTCCGCAAACCCTGGAAGCCGCTCACGAAAGCGGTCGTGAGGAGCGTTCCGGATCGATACGGCGTGTACGAACTCGGCGACGGCGACGGCAACTCCCTGGGTGTCGACGCCGGCCCGTTACAGGACGACCTCAAGGAGGCGCTGGCGTACGGCGACGGCGCACAGGTTCGCTGGCAGGTCGCCACCTCCCGCGAACACGCGGAGTCGATGCTCGAAGACCACCGCTGAGCCGTCACTGTCGCCGCTCGCCACCGCTCGCCCTTCGACGTCTCGTTCTCGTCCGTGCTACTGCAGATACGACGGCGAGTCCGTGTCGCAGTGTCCCTCGTGGGCCTTCGCGTCGCCCTCCGACTCGAACAGCATCCCGCAGTCCTCGCACTCGTACCACGTCCCGTCCTCGCGGCGGGTCGTCGTGACCATGCCGTGAGGTATGATG
Proteins encoded:
- a CDS encoding DUF7508 domain-containing protein; the encoded protein is MSLRKPWKPLTKAVVRSVPDRYGVYELGDGDGNSLGVDAGPLQDDLKEALAYGDGAQVRWQVATSREHAESMLEDHR
- a CDS encoding DUF7128 family protein, translating into MVTTTRREDGTWYECEDCGMLFESEGDAKAHEGHCDTDSPSYLQ